From a single Gimesia fumaroli genomic region:
- a CDS encoding pentapeptide repeat-containing protein: MQLTPKELRERWLTAQGEKLKKEVVCSILADRSWVEPLAQLPGAEEVENNADLRGIKISRISLPAADFSYAVLDYACFDECDLPTSDFQFGSIREVSFVKSNLTLAHFWRVRGIGASFDEADLYRARIIESDLRSTSFCFTHLRRAKLAHSNFERSVFEEADLRQADLYDCNFRHTNLSKADLQGAELDQADFTDALLDGTIGL, from the coding sequence ATGCAATTAACACCAAAAGAGCTTCGTGAACGTTGGCTGACTGCTCAAGGAGAGAAGTTAAAGAAAGAAGTTGTTTGTTCGATTCTCGCTGATCGTAGTTGGGTTGAACCATTAGCTCAGTTACCAGGTGCAGAAGAGGTTGAAAATAATGCGGATTTACGTGGTATTAAGATATCACGTATTTCATTGCCGGCAGCAGATTTTTCTTATGCCGTACTTGATTACGCCTGTTTTGATGAATGCGACCTACCGACTTCTGATTTCCAGTTCGGAAGTATTAGGGAAGTCAGCTTTGTAAAATCAAACTTGACACTCGCCCATTTCTGGCGCGTACGTGGGATTGGAGCTTCTTTTGATGAAGCCGATCTTTACAGAGCACGTATCATTGAATCTGATTTAAGAAGCACTTCATTTTGTTTTACGCATTTAAGGAGAGCAAAGCTAGCCCATTCAAACTTCGAACGAAGCGTCTTTGAAGAAGCTGATTTACGTCAAGCTGACCTTTACGATTGCAATTTTCGTCATACTAATTTGTCTAAAGCTGACCTGCAGGGTGCTGAACTTGACCAGGCAGATTTTACTGACGCACTGCTCGATGGAACAATCGGTCTGTAA